In the genome of Acidovorax sp. 69, the window GTCGGCGTATCAGTTGGCGGCCACTGGCTGTGATCGCCAGTTCGCCACCGGTGCCTTTGGTGATGAAGCCCCACTCCAGCAGGCGCGCGGAGACATGGTCCTTGAGCGCGTGGGGCAGCGAGATGACTTCGCCCATTTCGAGTTGCTTCAAGGTTGCGATCTCATCCACGGTGGGATCGAAATGCGGAGCGTGGTAGGTGGTCATGGTGGTCGCTCTCGAACAAGGTTGATGAAAGACAGACTTCCGTGCAACCAGATTAGTTCAGGGCCGCAGCAGATGCAAGCGCATCATCCCGCAGGCGGGGACACCCCCGCTTCCGCCATGCCCTGCAGCCACCGTGCAAACGTGGCCAGCACTGGCGGCTGCGCCTGTGCAGGGCTGATGAGGTAGTAGGCGCGCTCGCCGCGCAGCGGGCGGGCGCAGGCCACCACCAGCTCGCCGCTGGCCAGCTCGGCCTCGATCAGCAGCGGCGGGATCAGAGCTACCCCCATGCCGTGCGTGGCCGCCACGGCGAGCATCGAGAACAGCTCGTAGCGCGGGCCATCCAGCGCATGCGGCGCATCCACTCCCATGGCGTCAAACCACTGCCGCCAGCCATACGGGCGCGTGCTTTGCTGCAGCAGGGGCAGCTCAGCCAGCGCTTCGGCCGCAACGGGCTGGTGGGCACGCCCCCGGCCCCGGGGCGCGGCGGATTCGAGCAGGCGTGGGCTGCAGACGGGCACCACGTCTTCGTGCATCAGCAACTGCGCCTGCACGCCAGGCCAGTTGGCGACCTGCTCGGGGGTGCCCGCATACAGAGCGGCATCGAAGGTGGTGTCGGCAAACAAGAAAGGGCGTGTCTGCGTGTCGATGTGCACCACGATGTCGGGGTGCTGCTGCGCCAGCTGCGGCAGGCGCGGGATGAGCCAGCGGGTGGCAAAGGTGGGCACTGCCGCCAGGGTGATCGTGCCGCCCTCGCCCTGGTGCGCCATCACATCGAGCGTGTCGCGCTCCAGCCCTTGCAGCCAGCGCGCCACCTGGCGGCCGTAGTGCGTGCCTGCAGGCGTCAGCACCACACCGTGGCGCGTACGGCGAAACAGCTGCACGCCCAAAAATTCTTCCAGCGCCTGGATCTGGCGCGACACCGCGCTTTGGGTGAGCGACAGCTCCTGCGCGGCGCGGGTGTAGCTTTCGTGGCGGGCGGCCACTTCAAAACAGGCCAGGGCCTGGGTCGACGGGATGTTACGGCGCATGATGATCTGGAACATGAAACGGGCCATTCACCCTCGAACAACCTCGCCAGCAAGTATTCCATACATTCCAAAAACGCATGTCTGGATGAAAAGAACTCGCTTGCGGGGTGCCATTCCAAGGCCTACGATGCACCCCAGTTGATTTGTTTTCACCCCTTTTCCTACTGTTTGACCTGGAGACACACATGGCCCACGCCGCTTTTCAATGGGATGACCCTTTCCTCATCAGCCAACAACTGACCGACGACGAGCGCGCCATCCAGGCCGCCGCCGCTGCGTATTGCCAGGACAAGTTGGCACCCCGCGTGCTGGACGCCTTCCGCCACGAAAAGATGGACGTGAGCATCTTCCGCGAGATGGGCGAAGTGGGCCTGCTGGGCCCCACCATCCCCGAACAATACGGCGGCCCCGGCCTGAGCTACGTCGCTTATGGCCTGATCGCCCGCGAGGTGGAGCGTGTGGATTCGGGCTACCGCTCCATGGCCAGCGTGCAGTCGTCGCTGGTGATGGTGCCTATCCATGAGTTCGGCACCGAAGCGCAAAAGCAAAAGTACCTGCCCAAGCTGGCCACCGGCGAGTGGATCGGCTGCTTCGGCCTGACCGAGCCCGACCACGGCTCCGACCCCGGCAGCATGGCCACCCGCGCCTACAAGGTCGATGGCGGCTACAAGCTCAAGGGCAGCAAGATGTGGATCACCAACAGCCCCGTGGCTGACGTGTTCGTGGTCTGGGCCAAGGAAGTGTCCGAAAGCGGCGCCGTGGGTCCGATTCGCGGCTTTGTGCTCGAAAAGGGCATGAAGGGCCTGACGGCTCCGGCCATCCACGGCAAGGTGGGCCTGCGCGCCTCCATCACCGGCGAGATCGTGATGGACGACGTGTTCGTGCCCGAAGAGAACGCGTTTCCTGAAGTGCAAGGTCTGAAGGGCCCTTTCACCTGCCTGAACAGCGCCCGCTACGGCATTGCCTGGGGTGCGTTGGGTGCGGCCGAGTTCTGCTGGCACACCGCCCGCCAGTACACGCTGGACCGCAAGCAGTTTGGCCGCCCCCTGGCTGCCAACCAGCTCATCCAGAAGAAGCTGGCCGACATGCAGACCGAGATCGCCATTGGCCTGCAGGCCTGCCTGCAGTTTGGCCGCATGAAGGACGCAGGCACGGCCAGCGTGGAAGGCACCTCCATCATCAAGCGCAACAGCTGCGGCAAGGCACTGGACATTGCCCGCCTGGCCCGCGACATGATGGGCGGCAACGGCATCAGCGACGAGTTCGGCGTGGCACGTCACCTGGTGAACCTGGAAGTGGTGAACACCTACGAAGGCACGCACGATGTGCACGCGCTGATCCTGGGCCGCGCCCAGACGGGCATTGCAGCGTTCTCGAACTGAGCGACGCCGACACGCACCGTAAAAACACCGCCTTTGCGGTGTTTTTGCTTTCTAGCGCTTGATAGGCAAGCGCTACCAGCTATCTATTTCATAGTAATTGGCACCCATGACCGCACACTCTAACTCCACAGGCGCTCTCGCAGGCATCAAGGTGCTTGACCTCTCCCGCGTGCTCGCAGGCCCCTGGTGCACCCAGGTGCTGGCCGACCTGGGCGCGGACGTGGTGAAGGTGGAGCGCCCAGGCGTGGGCGACGACACGCGCCAGTGGGGCCCGCCCTTTTTGAAAGATGCGGAGGGCAACGACACCAACCAGGCCAGCTACTACACCGCCTGCAACCGCAACAAGCGCTCTGTGACCATCGACATGGCATCACCCGAGGGGCAAGCGCTCATCAAGCAGATGGCGCTGGAGGCCGACATCGTGGTGGAGAACTTCAAGGTCGGCGGCCTCAAGCAATATGGTCTGGACCATGAGAGCCTGCGCGCACTGAACCCGCGCCTCATCTACTGCTCGGTCACCGGCTTCGGGCAAAACGGGCCCTATGCCGAGCGCGCAGGCTACGACCTGATGGTGCAGGCCATGACGGGCCTGATGAGCATCACCGGCCAGGCCGACAGCCAACCCGGCGGCGGCCCGATGCGGGTGGGCGTGGCCGTGATCGACCTGTTCACCGGGCTTTATGCCAGCAACGCCATCCTGGCTGCACTGCATGTGCGCGACAACGGCGCCAACGGCACGGGCCAAGGCCAGCACATCGACATGGCGCTGCTCGACGTGGGCATGGCCGTGCTGGCCAACCAGGCCTCGGGGTTCCTCGCCACCGCCAAGGCGCCCGGCCGCATGGGCAACAGCCACCCCAGCCTGGCGCCCTACCAGGACTTCACCACGGCCGACGGCAACATGCTGCTGGCCATAGGCAACGACGGCCAGTTCCAGCGCTTCTGTGCGGCGGCCAACCAGCCGCAGTGGGCCACCGACCCGCGCTACGCCACCAACACGCTGCGCGTGCAGCACCGCACCGAACTCATCCCCGCCATGGAGGCCGTGACCCGCACCCGCACCACGGCCGACTGGATCACGCTGCTGGAAGACAAGGCCGTGCCCTGTGGCCCCATCAACACGATTGCCCAGGCGTTTGATGATGCGCAGGTGAAGGCACGCGGCCTCGCCGTGACGCTGCCGCGCTGGAAGGACGGCGAAGCTGGCGACGGCGTGGCACAGATCACCGGCGTGGCCAGCCCGCTGCGCCTGTCGGCAACGCCGCCCGTGCTGCGCAACGCACCGCCCGCGCTGGGCCAGCACACCGACGAAGTGCTGGGCGAGATGGGGCTGGATGCGGCGCGCATTGCCGCCCTGCGGGCCAGCGGCGTGTTGTGAGCAGGCCCAAAGACCCTGATCACCAACGCCACCCCTGTGGCGCCCGAGCGGCCTGGCCCTGACCGGCCAGGCCGTTTTGCTTGAGTAATCCACAAGAAATTGGCCTCTGGCGCTTATCGATCAAGCGGTAGCAGCTATCAATTTGATAACACAGCTGAACAAAAAGCATCGCTACCCCACCCTTGAGCGCCCATCAAAAAGACATGTACACAAACTTACATCCCTCACCATAATGGCTGAGGGAGTCTTCCCGGCGCGGCGTCTAGCGCCCACCGGTTGACCGAAACGATGGCGCAGTCGGGCAACAACCGCCGCAACAGACGGTGGCGTCAGGCTGGGCCTCAGGGCCTGCATGCGAACCCCAGGGGTGGGATCGCTCTCGGGCTCTGGTGGACTTTGCCCGCCACTGTGGCGTTGTGTGGACCCAACCAGGAGTTCGCGATGAAGCTCAGCCTCAAGCTACCCCTTGCCTTTACCGTGTCGCTGCTTTTGCTGTTTGCAGCGGCCCTCTTTGGCATCAGCCGCCTCAACCAGGCGCTCGA includes:
- a CDS encoding LysR family transcriptional regulator, which codes for MRRNIPSTQALACFEVAARHESYTRAAQELSLTQSAVSRQIQALEEFLGVQLFRRTRHGVVLTPAGTHYGRQVARWLQGLERDTLDVMAHQGEGGTITLAAVPTFATRWLIPRLPQLAQQHPDIVVHIDTQTRPFLFADTTFDAALYAGTPEQVANWPGVQAQLLMHEDVVPVCSPRLLESAAPRGRGRAHQPVAAEALAELPLLQQSTRPYGWRQWFDAMGVDAPHALDGPRYELFSMLAVAATHGMGVALIPPLLIEAELASGELVVACARPLRGERAYYLISPAQAQPPVLATFARWLQGMAEAGVSPPAG
- a CDS encoding acyl-CoA dehydrogenase, with amino-acid sequence MAHAAFQWDDPFLISQQLTDDERAIQAAAAAYCQDKLAPRVLDAFRHEKMDVSIFREMGEVGLLGPTIPEQYGGPGLSYVAYGLIAREVERVDSGYRSMASVQSSLVMVPIHEFGTEAQKQKYLPKLATGEWIGCFGLTEPDHGSDPGSMATRAYKVDGGYKLKGSKMWITNSPVADVFVVWAKEVSESGAVGPIRGFVLEKGMKGLTAPAIHGKVGLRASITGEIVMDDVFVPEENAFPEVQGLKGPFTCLNSARYGIAWGALGAAEFCWHTARQYTLDRKQFGRPLAANQLIQKKLADMQTEIAIGLQACLQFGRMKDAGTASVEGTSIIKRNSCGKALDIARLARDMMGGNGISDEFGVARHLVNLEVVNTYEGTHDVHALILGRAQTGIAAFSN
- a CDS encoding CaiB/BaiF CoA-transferase family protein codes for the protein MTAHSNSTGALAGIKVLDLSRVLAGPWCTQVLADLGADVVKVERPGVGDDTRQWGPPFLKDAEGNDTNQASYYTACNRNKRSVTIDMASPEGQALIKQMALEADIVVENFKVGGLKQYGLDHESLRALNPRLIYCSVTGFGQNGPYAERAGYDLMVQAMTGLMSITGQADSQPGGGPMRVGVAVIDLFTGLYASNAILAALHVRDNGANGTGQGQHIDMALLDVGMAVLANQASGFLATAKAPGRMGNSHPSLAPYQDFTTADGNMLLAIGNDGQFQRFCAAANQPQWATDPRYATNTLRVQHRTELIPAMEAVTRTRTTADWITLLEDKAVPCGPINTIAQAFDDAQVKARGLAVTLPRWKDGEAGDGVAQITGVASPLRLSATPPVLRNAPPALGQHTDEVLGEMGLDAARIAALRASGVL